A section of the Streptomyces sp. NBC_00178 genome encodes:
- a CDS encoding bifunctional class I SAM-dependent methyltransferase/N-acetyltransferase has translation MHDAFFALHDRLPRQSPGSDATTRRLLALAGPLPPHPRVLDLGCGPGRAALLLAAEAGARVTAVDLHQPFLDELAEAARARGLDDRIRTVRADMAGLGGPDAADGSFDLVWAEGSAYIVGFDTAVRDWQRFLAPGGCLVITECAWTTDSPSAGARAFWDRQASLRPVAGNTAAAVAAGCHVLGVLVQPDDDWDEYYVPLAERVAGADASAPGMAGALEATREELAVRARHGTEYGYAGYVLRPHDPRWRTRPEAPGDRDAVRAVVAAAFPTPAEAGLVDALRDDPGAWLPGLSYVAEAEDGSVAAHALLTRCTVGDAPALALAPVSTAPDHQRRGAGRAVVRAVLDAARLRGESLVLVLGHPEYYPAFGFLPASRFGIVPGFDVPDEAFMALVLDDSAQVPVGTIHYPEAFGV, from the coding sequence ATGCACGACGCCTTCTTCGCCCTTCACGACCGGCTGCCCCGGCAGAGCCCGGGATCGGATGCCACCACCCGGCGTCTCCTCGCGCTCGCGGGCCCGCTGCCGCCACACCCGCGCGTCCTGGACCTGGGCTGCGGCCCGGGCAGGGCCGCTCTGCTGCTCGCCGCCGAGGCGGGTGCGCGGGTGACGGCGGTCGATCTGCACCAGCCGTTCCTCGACGAGCTCGCCGAGGCCGCACGGGCCCGGGGGCTCGATGACCGCATCCGCACCGTACGGGCCGACATGGCCGGCCTCGGCGGGCCCGATGCCGCCGACGGCTCCTTCGACCTCGTCTGGGCGGAGGGTTCCGCCTACATCGTCGGCTTCGACACCGCGGTGAGGGACTGGCAGCGGTTCCTCGCACCCGGCGGCTGCCTGGTGATCACCGAGTGCGCCTGGACCACGGACTCCCCGTCGGCGGGGGCCCGCGCCTTCTGGGACCGGCAGGCCTCGCTCCGCCCCGTCGCGGGGAACACGGCGGCGGCCGTGGCGGCGGGCTGCCACGTGCTCGGGGTGCTGGTGCAGCCCGACGACGACTGGGACGAGTACTACGTCCCGCTCGCCGAGCGGGTCGCCGGTGCCGATGCCTCGGCCCCGGGGATGGCCGGAGCGCTGGAGGCCACCCGCGAGGAACTCGCGGTGCGTGCCCGGCACGGCACGGAGTACGGGTACGCGGGCTATGTGCTGCGGCCTCATGATCCCCGCTGGCGGACCCGCCCGGAGGCGCCGGGGGACCGTGACGCGGTGCGCGCCGTCGTCGCCGCCGCGTTCCCGACGCCCGCCGAGGCCGGTCTGGTCGACGCGCTGCGCGACGATCCCGGCGCCTGGCTGCCCGGTCTTTCCTACGTGGCCGAGGCGGAGGACGGTTCCGTCGCGGCCCACGCCCTGCTGACCCGGTGCACGGTCGGGGACGCGCCCGCACTCGCCCTGGCTCCGGTCTCGACGGCACCGGACCACCAACGCCGGGGCGCGGGCCGCGCGGTGGTGCGGGCGGTGCTGGACGCGGCGAGGCTGCGGGGCGAGTCACTCGTTCTGGTGCTCGGTCATCCCGAGTACTACCCGGCCTTCGGCTTCCTGCCGGCCTCGCGGTTCGGGATCGTCCCGGGTTTCGACGTGCCCGACGAGGCGTTCATGGCGTTGGTGCTCGACGATTCCGCGCAGGTCCCGGTGGGCACGATCCACTATCCGGAAGCCTTCGGCGTCTGA
- a CDS encoding cation diffusion facilitator family transporter: protein MGAGHDHGHAHGGPPPTGTAAAAYRGRLRVALGITLGVMVMEIVGGLLADSLALIADAAHMATDALGLGMALLAIHFANKPASPNRTFGYARAEILAALANCLLLLGVGGYLVFEAVQRFMTPADTRGGLAIAFAAVGLLANVVSLSLLMRGQRDSLNVRGAYLEVVADTLGSVTVLVAAGIIVATGWQAADPIASLLIGLMIVPRTVRLLRETLDVLLESAPKGVDMEKVRAHITALPGVLDVHDLHAWTITSGMPVLSAHVVVHQEMLDSIGHEKVLHDLQGCLGHHFDVEHCTFQLEPSGHAEHESRLCH from the coding sequence ATGGGGGCAGGCCACGATCACGGGCACGCGCACGGCGGACCGCCCCCCACGGGGACGGCCGCCGCCGCGTACCGGGGCCGGCTCCGGGTGGCCCTGGGCATCACGCTCGGCGTCATGGTCATGGAGATCGTCGGCGGGCTGCTCGCGGACTCGCTGGCGCTGATCGCGGACGCGGCCCACATGGCGACCGACGCCCTGGGCCTCGGCATGGCCCTCCTGGCCATCCACTTCGCCAACAAGCCCGCGAGCCCCAACCGCACCTTCGGCTACGCACGCGCCGAGATCCTCGCCGCCCTCGCGAACTGTCTGCTCCTGCTGGGTGTCGGCGGCTACCTGGTCTTCGAAGCCGTCCAACGCTTCATGACGCCGGCGGACACGAGGGGCGGTCTGGCCATCGCGTTCGCCGCCGTTGGTCTGCTCGCGAACGTGGTCTCGCTGTCCCTGCTGATGCGCGGGCAGCGGGACAGCCTCAACGTGCGCGGCGCCTATCTGGAAGTCGTCGCCGACACCCTCGGCTCCGTCACGGTGCTCGTGGCGGCGGGCATCATCGTCGCCACCGGCTGGCAGGCCGCCGACCCCATCGCCTCGCTCCTGATCGGGCTGATGATCGTCCCCCGTACGGTCAGACTCCTCCGGGAGACTCTCGACGTGCTGCTGGAGTCGGCTCCCAAGGGGGTCGACATGGAGAAGGTGCGGGCCCACATCACGGCGCTGCCCGGCGTCCTGGACGTCCACGACCTGCACGCCTGGACGATCACCTCGGGGATGCCCGTCCTCTCCGCCCACGTCGTGGTGCACCAGGAGATGCTCGACTCGATAGGGCACGAGAAGGTGCTGCACGACCTTCAGGGATGCCTCGGACATCACTTCGACGTCGAGCACTGCACCTTCCAGCTGGAGCCCAGCGGGCACGCGGAGCACGAGTCGCGGCTCTGCCACTGA
- the galE gene encoding UDP-glucose 4-epimerase GalE, whose translation MTWLITGGAGYIGAHVAKAMKEAGERVVVLDDISTGIDVRLPADITLVRGSASDRAVVDRVLAEHAVTGVVHLAAKKQVGESVEKPLMYYRENVTGLSVLLEAVVAAGVGRFLFSSSAAVYGVPDTDLITEETPCAPINPYGETKLAGEWLVRATGRAHGISTACLRYFNVAGAGEPELADTGVFNVVPMFFDRLTRGEAPRIFGDDYPTPDGTCVRDYIHVADLADAHLAVAGRLDRDAAAGTGGDLTVNIGRGEGVSVRRLAELVLEVTGLPATPVIEARRPGDAAMAVASAARMTEELGWTARRGMREMVESAWEGWCLLHPGARAAT comes from the coding sequence ATGACGTGGTTGATCACAGGCGGAGCCGGATACATCGGGGCACATGTGGCGAAAGCCATGAAGGAGGCCGGGGAGCGGGTCGTCGTCCTCGACGACATCTCGACCGGGATCGACGTCCGGCTGCCCGCGGACATCACCCTGGTGCGCGGTTCGGCGTCCGACCGCGCCGTGGTCGACCGGGTGCTGGCCGAGCACGCGGTGACCGGTGTGGTGCACCTCGCGGCGAAGAAGCAGGTCGGCGAATCCGTCGAGAAGCCGCTGATGTACTACCGGGAGAACGTCACGGGGCTGTCGGTGCTCCTGGAGGCCGTGGTCGCCGCGGGTGTGGGGCGGTTCCTCTTCTCGTCGTCGGCAGCGGTGTACGGCGTCCCGGACACCGACCTCATCACCGAGGAGACCCCCTGCGCGCCGATCAACCCGTACGGCGAGACCAAACTCGCCGGGGAGTGGCTCGTCCGGGCCACGGGCCGGGCCCACGGCATCTCGACGGCCTGCCTGCGGTACTTCAACGTGGCCGGCGCGGGCGAGCCGGAGCTGGCGGACACCGGCGTCTTCAACGTCGTCCCCATGTTCTTCGACCGGCTGACGAGGGGCGAGGCGCCCCGCATCTTCGGTGACGACTACCCGACGCCGGACGGCACCTGCGTCCGCGACTACATCCACGTCGCCGACCTGGCGGACGCGCATCTCGCCGTCGCCGGACGGCTCGACCGGGACGCGGCGGCCGGGACCGGCGGGGACCTCACCGTGAACATCGGGCGGGGCGAGGGCGTCTCGGTGCGCCGGCTGGCCGAGCTGGTGCTGGAGGTCACCGGTCTGCCCGCGACGCCCGTGATCGAGGCACGCCGGCCGGGGGACGCCGCCATGGCCGTCGCGTCGGCCGCCCGGATGACGGAGGAACTGGGCTGGACGGCCCGGCGCGGGATGCGCGAGATGGTGGAGTCGGCCTGGGAGGGCTGGTGCCTCCTGCACCCCGGGGCACGCGCCGCGACGTAG
- a CDS encoding DUF5941 domain-containing protein — MTAAADASEAAELLAAVPANRRVALVDPRFVGHVHALRLGLTDPRFPVAAIPGALTARPEARAAALRALHRTVTPVGVGSPALPDGAATPAEDPTVPGRLAAELAAEGTEVKRPELGSLTAAVPTGPEDRGAARAAVDAVDDEAVRLRSAVKAHDGFFTTYFISPYSRYIARWCARRGLTPNQVTTASLITALIAAGSAATGTRGGYVAAGVLLLLSFVLDCTDGQLARYSLQYSTMGAWLDATFDRAKEYAYYAGLALGAARGGDDVWVLALGAMVLQACRHVVDFSFNEANHDAVSNTSPTAALSDKLDSVGWTVWLRRMIVLPIGERWAMIAVLTAVTTPRIVFYALLIGCALAACYTTAGRLLRSLTRKAQRTDRAAGALADLADSGPLAQGVAAVLRRPGGGFTAPLLAFAGALAVVAAALFAPYGGLLTVGAAVVYAILSGLAVSRPLKGALDWLVPPVFRAAEYCTVLVLAARSDVPHAVPAAFGLVSAVAYHHYDTVYRIRGGTGAPPRWLVRTIGGHEGRTLVVAVLAVVLTSGSGFTTALTAVAAAVALVVLVESIRFWVSSSAPAVHDEGELA; from the coding sequence GTGACTGCCGCCGCCGACGCCTCCGAGGCCGCCGAGCTGCTCGCCGCAGTCCCCGCCAACAGACGCGTCGCGCTCGTGGACCCGCGCTTCGTCGGCCACGTCCACGCCCTCAGGCTCGGACTCACCGACCCCCGGTTCCCCGTCGCCGCGATCCCCGGAGCACTCACCGCACGGCCCGAGGCACGCGCCGCGGCACTGCGGGCCCTGCACCGGACCGTGACGCCCGTCGGAGTGGGCAGCCCCGCCCTGCCCGACGGTGCCGCGACCCCCGCCGAGGACCCCACGGTCCCCGGCCGCCTGGCCGCCGAGCTGGCCGCCGAGGGCACCGAGGTGAAGCGCCCCGAACTGGGCTCGCTCACCGCCGCGGTGCCCACCGGCCCCGAGGACCGCGGCGCCGCGCGGGCCGCGGTGGACGCGGTCGACGACGAGGCGGTACGGCTGCGCAGCGCGGTGAAGGCCCACGACGGCTTCTTCACCACCTACTTCATCAGCCCCTACTCGCGCTACATCGCCCGCTGGTGCGCCCGCCGGGGCCTCACCCCGAACCAGGTCACCACCGCTTCGCTCATCACCGCGCTCATCGCGGCCGGCAGCGCGGCGACCGGAACCCGGGGCGGTTACGTCGCGGCCGGGGTGCTCCTGCTCCTCTCCTTCGTCCTGGACTGCACGGACGGGCAGCTCGCCCGGTACTCCCTGCAGTACTCGACGATGGGGGCGTGGCTCGACGCGACCTTCGACCGGGCCAAGGAGTACGCCTACTACGCGGGCCTCGCCCTGGGGGCCGCCCGCGGCGGCGACGACGTGTGGGTGCTGGCGCTCGGCGCGATGGTGCTCCAGGCGTGCCGCCACGTCGTCGACTTCTCGTTCAACGAGGCCAACCACGACGCCGTGTCCAACACCAGCCCGACCGCCGCGCTCTCCGACAAGCTGGACAGCGTCGGCTGGACGGTCTGGCTGCGCCGGATGATAGTGCTGCCCATCGGCGAACGATGGGCCATGATCGCCGTGCTGACCGCCGTGACCACGCCTCGCATCGTGTTCTACGCCCTGCTGATCGGCTGTGCGCTGGCCGCCTGCTACACCACGGCGGGCCGGCTCCTGCGTTCGCTGACCCGCAAGGCGCAGCGCACCGACCGCGCGGCCGGGGCGCTGGCCGACCTGGCCGACTCGGGGCCGCTCGCGCAGGGCGTCGCCGCCGTGCTCCGCCGCCCGGGCGGCGGCTTCACCGCCCCGCTGCTGGCGTTCGCCGGAGCCCTGGCCGTGGTCGCCGCAGCCCTTTTCGCCCCCTACGGCGGACTGCTGACCGTAGGTGCCGCAGTGGTCTACGCGATCCTCTCCGGCCTCGCGGTCTCCCGGCCGCTCAAGGGCGCGCTCGACTGGCTCGTGCCCCCGGTCTTCCGGGCCGCCGAGTACTGCACCGTTCTCGTGCTGGCCGCCCGCAGTGACGTGCCGCACGCCGTTCCCGCGGCCTTCGGCCTGGTTTCGGCGGTCGCCTACCATCACTACGACACGGTCTACCGCATCCGGGGTGGCACCGGCGCACCGCCCCGGTGGCTGGTGCGCACCATCGGCGGGCACGAAGGCCGGACCCTGGTCGTGGCCGTGCTCGCCGTCGTACTGACCAGCGGTTCAGGTTTCACCACGGCGCTCACCGCGGTCGCGGCCGCCGTGGCCCTGGTGGTGCTCGTGGAGTCCATCCGCTTCTGGGTGTCCTCCTCGGCGCCCGCCGTACACGACGAAGGAGAACTCGCATGA
- a CDS encoding phosphocholine cytidylyltransferase family protein → MIGLVLAAGAGRRLRPYTDTLPKALVPVDGEKTVLDLTLANFAEVGLTEVAIVVGYRKEAVYARKAEFEATYGVKLTLIDNDKAEEWNNAYSLWCAREVLKQGVILANGDTVHPVSVEKTLLEARGEGRRIILALDTVKNLADEEMKVITDGEKGVRRITKLMDPATATGEYIGVTLIEPEAAEELADALKATFERDPDLYYEDGYQELVNRGFTVDVAPIGEVTWVEIDNHDDLARGREIACRY, encoded by the coding sequence ATGATCGGCCTCGTACTGGCTGCCGGCGCCGGACGCCGTCTGCGTCCGTACACGGACACGCTGCCGAAGGCCCTGGTGCCCGTGGACGGCGAGAAGACGGTCCTCGACCTCACGCTGGCCAACTTCGCCGAGGTCGGACTGACCGAGGTCGCGATCGTGGTCGGCTACCGCAAGGAGGCGGTCTACGCCCGCAAGGCCGAGTTCGAGGCCACGTACGGCGTGAAGCTGACGCTGATCGACAACGACAAGGCCGAGGAGTGGAACAACGCCTACTCCCTGTGGTGCGCCCGTGAGGTCCTGAAGCAGGGCGTCATCCTGGCCAACGGCGACACCGTGCACCCCGTCTCCGTCGAGAAGACCCTCCTGGAGGCCCGCGGCGAGGGCCGGAGGATCATCCTCGCGCTCGACACGGTGAAGAACCTCGCCGACGAGGAGATGAAGGTCATCACCGACGGCGAGAAGGGCGTGCGCCGCATCACCAAGCTGATGGACCCGGCCACCGCGACCGGCGAGTACATCGGCGTGACGCTCATCGAGCCCGAGGCCGCCGAGGAGCTCGCCGACGCGCTGAAGGCGACCTTCGAGCGCGACCCCGACCTGTACTACGAGGACGGCTACCAGGAGCTCGTGAACCGCGGCTTCACGGTCGACGTCGCCCCCATCGGCGAGGTGACGTGGGTGGAGATCGACAACCACGACGACCTGGCCAGGGGCAGGGAGATCGCGTGCCGGTACTGA
- a CDS encoding iron-containing alcohol dehydrogenase family protein: MPVLTRLIPSPVVVDIRRGAMDDLAGLLADQRISASGKLAIAISEGSGRALRERLAPVLPGADWYPVTDGTIDSAVRLADGIKGNRYDALVGLGGGKIIDVAKYAAARVGMPMVAVATNLSHDGLCSPVATLDNDNGRGSYGVPTPIAVVIDLDVIREAPERFVRSGIGDAVSNISCVADWELAHEVQGEEIDGLAAAMARQAGEAVLRHPGGVGDDAFLKVLAEGLVLTGISMSVAGDSRPASGGCHEINHAFDLLYPKRAASHGEQVGLGACFAMHLRGAREESRHMASVLRRHGLPVLPEEIGFTVDEFVRAVEYAPQTRPGRFTILEHLNLSTDQIRDAYADYAKAIHS, encoded by the coding sequence GTGCCGGTACTGACCCGCCTCATCCCGTCCCCCGTCGTCGTCGACATCCGGCGCGGCGCCATGGACGACCTGGCCGGTCTCCTCGCCGACCAGCGGATCTCCGCGTCGGGCAAGCTCGCCATCGCCATCAGCGAGGGTTCAGGGCGCGCCCTGCGCGAGAGGCTCGCCCCGGTGCTGCCCGGCGCCGACTGGTACCCCGTCACCGACGGCACCATCGACTCCGCCGTGCGGCTCGCCGACGGCATCAAGGGCAACCGTTACGACGCGCTGGTGGGCCTCGGCGGCGGAAAGATCATCGACGTGGCGAAGTACGCCGCGGCGCGCGTGGGCATGCCCATGGTCGCGGTCGCGACGAACCTCTCCCACGACGGCCTCTGCTCCCCGGTGGCCACCCTGGACAACGACAACGGACGGGGCTCCTACGGCGTCCCGACGCCGATCGCCGTCGTCATCGACCTCGACGTGATCCGCGAGGCGCCCGAACGCTTCGTGCGCTCCGGCATCGGCGACGCGGTCTCCAACATCTCCTGCGTCGCCGACTGGGAGCTCGCCCACGAGGTGCAGGGCGAGGAGATCGACGGTCTCGCCGCGGCCATGGCCCGGCAGGCCGGCGAGGCCGTGCTCCGCCACCCCGGCGGGGTCGGCGACGACGCCTTCCTCAAGGTGCTCGCGGAGGGCCTCGTCCTGACCGGCATCTCGATGTCGGTCGCCGGCGACTCCCGGCCCGCGTCGGGCGGCTGCCACGAGATCAACCACGCCTTCGACCTGCTGTACCCGAAGCGGGCCGCCAGCCACGGCGAGCAGGTCGGCCTCGGCGCCTGCTTCGCGATGCACCTGCGCGGTGCCCGCGAGGAGTCGCGGCACATGGCGTCCGTCCTGCGCCGCCACGGGCTGCCCGTGCTGCCCGAGGAGATCGGTTTCACCGTCGACGAGTTCGTGCGGGCCGTCGAGTACGCGCCGCAGACGCGTCCGGGCCGCTTCACGATCCTGGAACACCTCAACCTGTCCACCGACCAGATCAGGGACGCGTACGCCGACTATGCAAAAGCCATCCATAGCTGA
- a CDS encoding CDP-alcohol phosphatidyltransferase family protein gives MQKPSIAELRPVVHPPGVKDRRSGEHWAGRLYMREVSLRITRRLVVTRITPNQLTYVMTVAGVLAAPALLLPGIPGALLGVVAVQLYLLFDCVDGEVARWKKQYSLGGVYLDRVAAYLCDAAVLVGFGLRAADLWGPGRVDWLWAFLGTLAALGAILIKAETDLVGVARHQGGLPPVKEAASEPRSSGMAFARRAAGALKFHRLILGIEASFVILVAAVLDTVRDDFFFSRLAVAVLAGIALLQTVLHLVSILASSRLK, from the coding sequence ATGCAAAAGCCATCCATAGCTGAACTCCGCCCCGTCGTTCACCCCCCGGGCGTGAAGGACCGGCGCAGTGGCGAGCACTGGGCTGGTCGGCTCTACATGCGCGAGGTCTCGCTGCGCATCACCCGGCGGCTGGTGGTCACCAGGATCACACCGAACCAGCTGACCTACGTGATGACCGTCGCCGGCGTGCTCGCGGCGCCCGCCCTGCTGCTCCCCGGCATCCCCGGGGCACTGCTCGGCGTGGTCGCGGTCCAGCTCTACCTGCTGTTCGACTGCGTCGACGGCGAGGTGGCCCGCTGGAAGAAGCAGTACTCGCTGGGCGGTGTCTACCTGGACCGGGTGGCCGCGTACCTGTGCGACGCCGCGGTGCTGGTCGGCTTCGGTCTGCGTGCCGCCGACCTGTGGGGTCCGGGGCGCGTCGACTGGCTGTGGGCCTTCCTGGGCACCCTCGCCGCGCTCGGCGCGATCCTGATCAAGGCCGAGACCGACCTCGTCGGTGTCGCCCGCCACCAGGGCGGGCTCCCGCCCGTCAAGGAGGCGGCGTCCGAGCCCCGCTCCTCCGGCATGGCGTTCGCCCGCCGGGCCGCCGGCGCGCTCAAGTTCCACCGGCTGATCCTCGGCATCGAGGCGTCGTTCGTCATCCTGGTCGCGGCCGTCCTCGACACCGTCAGGGACGACTTCTTCTTCAGCCGTCTCGCGGTCGCCGTCCTGGCGGGCATCGCCCTGCTCCAGACCGTCCTGCACCTGGTGTCCATCCTGGCGTCCAGCAGGCTGAAGTGA
- a CDS encoding glycosyltransferase family 2 protein gives MKLGAVIITMGNRPEELRALLDSVAKQDGDRIEVVVVGNGAPVPDVPAGVRTVELPENLGIPGGRNVGIEAFGPSGADVDALLFLDDDGLLPNTDTAELCRQAFEADPKLGVVTFRIADPDTGVTQRRHVPRLRASDPMRSSRVTTFLGGANAVRSQVIAEAGPLPGEFFYAHEETDLAWRALDAGWMIEYRADMVLNHPTTAPSRHAVYHRMVARNRVWLARRNLPAPLVPVYTGVWLLLTLVRKPSLPALRAWFGGFREGWTTPCGPRRPMKWRTVWRLTRLGRPPVI, from the coding sequence ATGAAACTCGGCGCGGTGATCATCACCATGGGCAACCGCCCCGAGGAACTGCGTGCCCTCCTCGATTCGGTCGCCAAGCAGGACGGTGACCGGATCGAGGTGGTCGTCGTCGGGAACGGCGCCCCCGTCCCCGACGTGCCCGCGGGCGTGCGCACCGTCGAACTGCCCGAGAACCTGGGCATCCCCGGCGGCCGCAACGTCGGCATCGAGGCCTTCGGGCCGTCCGGGGCCGACGTCGACGCGCTGCTCTTCCTCGACGACGACGGCCTGCTGCCGAACACGGACACCGCCGAGCTCTGCCGGCAGGCGTTCGAGGCGGACCCGAAGCTCGGCGTGGTCACCTTCCGCATCGCGGACCCGGACACCGGCGTCACCCAGCGTCGGCACGTGCCGAGGCTGCGGGCGTCGGACCCCATGCGCTCGTCCCGGGTCACGACCTTCCTGGGAGGCGCGAACGCCGTGCGCAGCCAGGTGATCGCGGAGGCGGGCCCGCTGCCCGGCGAGTTCTTCTACGCCCACGAGGAGACCGACCTCGCCTGGCGTGCCCTGGACGCGGGCTGGATGATCGAGTACCGCGCGGACATGGTCCTGAACCACCCCACCACGGCGCCGTCGCGGCACGCGGTCTACCACCGCATGGTGGCCCGCAACCGGGTGTGGCTGGCCCGCCGCAACCTGCCCGCGCCGCTCGTCCCCGTCTACACCGGGGTCTGGCTGCTGCTCACCCTTGTGCGCAAGCCCTCACTGCCCGCTCTGCGTGCATGGTTCGGTGGTTTCCGGGAAGGGTGGACGACGCCCTGCGGACCCCGCCGGCCCATGAAGTGGCGTACGGTGTGGCGGCTGACGAGACTGGGCCGCCCACCGGTGATCTGA
- a CDS encoding ABC transporter permease, whose product MSDTTHDGGIALSTPPSADAGLSPSQLAEKYGLTVSGARPGLFAYVRQLWGRRHFILAFSRAKLTAQYSQAKLGQLWQVATPLLNALVYFLIFGLILGTSRGMPQEVFIPFLVTGVFVFTFTQSSVMAGVRSIAGNIGLVRALHFPRASLPVSFSLQQLQQLLYSMIVLVSVAVAFGSYPSLSWLLVVPALALQFLFNTGLAMIMARLGSKTPDLAQLMPFVMRTWMYASGVMFSIPVLLADKPQWIANVLQYNPAAIYMDLVRFAMIDGYGADNLPQHIWIVGLAWAVLVGVAGFVYFWKAEERYGRG is encoded by the coding sequence GTGAGTGACACGACCCATGACGGAGGGATCGCACTGAGCACCCCACCGTCCGCCGACGCGGGACTCAGTCCGTCCCAGTTGGCCGAGAAGTACGGCCTGACGGTGAGCGGCGCCCGCCCCGGGCTGTTCGCGTACGTACGGCAGCTCTGGGGCCGCCGGCATTTCATCCTGGCCTTCTCGCGAGCCAAGCTGACGGCGCAGTACAGCCAGGCGAAGCTCGGCCAGCTGTGGCAGGTGGCCACGCCGCTGCTGAACGCGCTGGTCTACTTCCTGATCTTCGGGCTCATCCTCGGAACGTCGAGGGGGATGCCGCAGGAGGTGTTCATCCCGTTCCTGGTGACGGGTGTCTTCGTCTTCACCTTCACCCAGAGTTCGGTGATGGCGGGGGTGCGCTCGATCGCGGGCAACATCGGTCTCGTCCGGGCGCTGCACTTCCCCCGGGCCTCGCTGCCCGTCTCGTTCTCGCTGCAGCAGCTGCAGCAGCTGCTGTACTCGATGATCGTGCTGGTCTCCGTGGCCGTGGCGTTCGGCAGCTATCCCAGCCTCTCCTGGCTGCTGGTCGTCCCCGCACTGGCCCTGCAGTTCCTGTTCAACACCGGCCTGGCGATGATCATGGCCAGGCTGGGCAGCAAGACCCCCGACCTCGCCCAGCTGATGCCGTTCGTCATGCGCACCTGGATGTACGCCTCGGGCGTCATGTTCTCGATCCCGGTGCTGCTCGCGGACAAGCCGCAGTGGATCGCGAACGTGCTCCAGTACAACCCGGCGGCCATCTACATGGACCTGGTCCGCTTCGCGATGATCGACGGATACGGCGCGGACAACCTTCCGCAGCACATCTGGATAGTCGGTCTCGCCTGGGCGGTGCTGGTGGGCGTCGCGGGCTTCGTGTACTTCTGGAAGGCAGAGGAGCGGTACGGCCGTGGCTGA
- a CDS encoding ABC transporter ATP-binding protein, whose product MAEESPQGHIPTVIADDVHIVYRVNGASGGKGSATAALSRMMRRGKGEPRGVRKVHAVRGVSFTAYRGQAIGLIGTNGSGKSTLLRAIAGLLPTEHGKVYTDGQPSLLGVNAALMSDLTGERNVVLGGLAMGMSREEIRSRYQDIVDFSGINEKGDFITLPMRTYSSGMAARLRFSIAAAKNHDVLMIDEALATGDRKFRVRSEERIRELRKEAGTVFLVSHNNGTIRDTCDRVLWLEKGELLMDGATEEVLKAYERETGK is encoded by the coding sequence GTGGCTGAGGAATCGCCCCAGGGGCACATCCCGACCGTGATCGCGGACGACGTGCACATCGTCTACCGGGTCAACGGCGCGAGCGGAGGGAAGGGCAGCGCCACCGCCGCGCTGAGCCGCATGATGCGCCGCGGCAAGGGGGAGCCGCGCGGTGTGCGCAAGGTCCACGCGGTGCGCGGGGTGTCCTTCACCGCCTACCGCGGCCAGGCCATCGGGCTCATCGGCACCAACGGCTCGGGCAAGTCCACGCTGCTGCGCGCCATCGCCGGCCTGCTCCCGACCGAGCACGGCAAGGTCTACACGGACGGCCAGCCGTCGCTGCTCGGTGTCAACGCGGCGCTGATGAGCGACCTCACCGGTGAGCGCAACGTCGTCCTCGGCGGTCTCGCGATGGGCATGAGCCGGGAGGAGATCCGCAGCCGGTACCAGGACATCGTGGACTTCTCCGGGATCAACGAGAAGGGCGACTTCATCACGCTGCCGATGAGGACGTACTCCTCCGGCATGGCGGCGCGGCTGCGCTTCTCGATCGCGGCGGCCAAGAACCACGACGTCCTCATGATCGACGAGGCGCTGGCCACCGGTGACCGCAAGTTCCGGGTGCGCTCCGAGGAGCGGATCCGCGAGCTGCGCAAGGAGGCGGGCACCGTCTTCCTGGTCAGTCACAACAACGGGACCATCCGGGACACCTGTGACCGTGTGCTGTGGCTGGAGAAGGGCGAGCTGCTGATGGACGGCGCGACCGAAGAGGTCCTCAAGGCCTACGAGCGGGAGACCGGCAAGTAG